The Mycobacterium seoulense genomic interval CGGACCGCGCTGCTCGACGGCATCCTCACCTTCTTCGTGATCGCGGCGTTCGGCGCGCTCATCGTCGACCGGGATCAGGTGCGCCGGCGCATGCACGTCGCGCTGCTTGAGGGGCGCACCGGCGAGACGGTGTGGGGTCCGCGGCTGGGGGTGCGCTGGTGGCGCTTCGCGGCGGGTGTCCTGCTCGGATTGGCCTGCGGGACAAAGTGGTCCGGGGTGTATTTCGTGTTGTTCTTCGGTGCGATGTCGTTGGCGTTCGACGTCGCGGCGCGGCGCCAGTACCAGGTGACCCGGCCGTGGCTCGGGGTCTTGCGGCGGGATCTGATCCCCACCGCGTACGCGCTCGCGCTCATCCCGTTCGCGGTGTACCTGGCCAGCTACGCGCCGTGGTTCGCATCCGAGACGGCGATCGATCGGCACGAGGTGGGCCAGTCGATCGGCCCCCGTTCGGTGGTCCCGCTCCCCGATGCCATCCGCTCGTTATGGCACTACACCGTCAAGGCTTTCGATTTCCATAAGAGCCTGACCAACGCCGCCGGCAACTACCATCCGTGGGAATCCAAGCCGTGGAGCTGGCCGATGTCGCTGCGGCCGGTGCTGTATGCGATCGATCAGCAGAACGTCTCCGGGTGCGGTGCGCAGTCGTGCGTCAAGGCGGAGATGCTGGTGGGCACCCCGGCCATGTGGTGGCTGGCGGTGCCGGTCCTGATCTACGCGTGCTGGCGTACGTTCGTTCGCCGCGACTGGCGATACGCGGTGGTGCTGACCGGCTATTGCGCCGGGTGGCTGCCCTGGTTCGCCGACATCGACCGGCAGATGTACTTCTTCTACGCGGCGACGATGGCGCCGTTCCTGGTGATGGGGATTGCCCTGATCTGTGGGGACATCCTGTACCCGCCGGGCCGCGCCCGGGGCCTGAGTTCGGAACGACGCACGCTGGGGCTGATCGCCGTGTGTTGCTATGTCGCGTTGGTGGTGACCAACTTCGCCTGGCTGTTCCCGGTGCTCACGGGGCTGCCGATTTCGCAGCAGACATGGGACATGGAGATCTGGCTGCCCAGCTGGCGCTAGGCCTTCCCGGTCGCCGCCTTCCCGTTCGCCGCCTTCCCGTTCGCCGCCTTCCCGTTCGCCGCCGAGATTGCCGCTATGGCTGTAAAACCCGCACTGTCCACAACCATGGCGGCAATGTGGACGCGATATCGGTGGTGCCGTCCATGATGTGCGCGTGGCGGGGGCATTTATCGGGAGCGATGCGATTGCGGGCGGTTCGCTGACGCGCGGCCAATTGCGTTGGCGCTACCGGCGAATCCATCGCGACGTGTACCTACCGAAAAACGCTCCCAGGTCGCTTCGCGACAATATCCGGGCGGCGTGGCTATGGTCGGGCCGGCGGGCAACCATCGCCGGACGGGCCGCCGCCGCGTTGCACGGAGCGAAATGGGTCGACGACTTTGCGCCCATCGAGATCATCGGGCCTTTCAACCATCCACCACCCGGCATCATCGTCCGGCGCGAAAGCATCAGCGCGGAGGATGTCGTCAACCTCGACGGGCTACCAGTCACCAACCCGACGCGTACGGCGTTCGATCTGGGCCGCCATTTGCCGCGCAGTCTCGCCGTGACCCACCTTGATGCGCTGGCGGCCGCAACCGGCCTTACCTCCGCCGACGTGGCTGCGCTGATTGGCCGCAACAAGGGAGCCCGGGGCGTTCGCCAATGCCGAACCGCCCTGTCCCTGATGGACGGGGGTGCGCAGTCGCCAAAGGAAAGCTGGTTACGCCTCGTGTTGATCGACGCCGGTTTGCCGCGGCCGACCACGCAGATAAGAGTCACCGACGGGCGGATGGTGGCCTACCTGGATATGGGGTGGGAAGAGCCGATGGTGGCGATGGAGTATGACGGCGAACAGCACCGCACCGATCGCGGCCAATACGTGAAAGACATCCGCCGAGCCGAGATGGTGGGCAGCTTGGGCTGGACCATGATCAGGGTCATCAACGAGGACCGCCCGACCGTGATCGTTCAGCGGGCCCGCGAGGCGCTGGCCCGCC includes:
- a CDS encoding dolichyl-phosphate-mannose--protein mannosyltransferase, translating into MSAPPRETPVAGQERVVPVVSPGPMVPVADFGPTDEVRGWVVTGVIAVLAAITRFLNLGSPTDAGTPIFDEKHYAPQAWQALHNHGVEDNPGFGLVVHPPVGKQLIAIGEAIFGYNGVGWRFTGALLGVVLVVLVMRIVRRISRSTLVGAIAGVLVICDGVSFVTARTALLDGILTFFVIAAFGALIVDRDQVRRRMHVALLEGRTGETVWGPRLGVRWWRFAAGVLLGLACGTKWSGVYFVLFFGAMSLAFDVAARRQYQVTRPWLGVLRRDLIPTAYALALIPFAVYLASYAPWFASETAIDRHEVGQSIGPRSVVPLPDAIRSLWHYTVKAFDFHKSLTNAAGNYHPWESKPWSWPMSLRPVLYAIDQQNVSGCGAQSCVKAEMLVGTPAMWWLAVPVLIYACWRTFVRRDWRYAVVLTGYCAGWLPWFADIDRQMYFFYAATMAPFLVMGIALICGDILYPPGRARGLSSERRTLGLIAVCCYVALVVTNFAWLFPVLTGLPISQQTWDMEIWLPSWR